A window of Callospermophilus lateralis isolate mCalLat2 chromosome 13, mCalLat2.hap1, whole genome shotgun sequence contains these coding sequences:
- the Rgs21 gene encoding regulator of G-protein signaling 21 isoform X1, whose product MPVKCCFYRSPATEAMAWSENMDTLLANQAGLDAFRTFLKSEFSEENVEFWLACEDFKKTESAEKIASKARIIYSEFIVADAPKEINIDFSTRDLISKNIAEPTTKCFDEAQKLIYSLMAKDSFPRFLKSEIYKKLVNSQQVGNHKKWLPFL is encoded by the exons ATGTTGTTTCTACAGGTCACCAGCCACAGAAGCAATGGCGTGGTCTGAAAATATGGACACACTTTTAGCCAACCAAG cTGGTTTAGATGCTTTTCGAACATTCCTAAAATCAGAGTTCAGTGAAGAAAATGTTGAGTTCTGGCTTGCCTGTGAAGACTTCAAGAAAACAGAAAGTGCTGAAAAAATTGCTTCCAAAGCCAGGATAATTTATTCTGAATTCATTGTAGCTGATGCCCCTAAAGAG ATTAACATTGACTTCAGTACCAGGGACCTCATCTCAAAGAATATTGCTGAACCAACAACCAAATGCTTTGATGAGGCTCAGAAATTAATCTACAGTCTCATGGCCAAGGATTCTTTTCCTCGCTTTCTAAAGTCAGAGATTTATAAGAAACTGGTAAATAGCCAACAGGTTGGAAATCATAAAAAGTGGCTCCCTTTCTTGTGA
- the Rgs21 gene encoding regulator of G-protein signaling 21 isoform X2 produces MPVKSPATEAMAWSENMDTLLANQAGLDAFRTFLKSEFSEENVEFWLACEDFKKTESAEKIASKARIIYSEFIVADAPKEINIDFSTRDLISKNIAEPTTKCFDEAQKLIYSLMAKDSFPRFLKSEIYKKLVNSQQVGNHKKWLPFL; encoded by the exons GTCACCAGCCACAGAAGCAATGGCGTGGTCTGAAAATATGGACACACTTTTAGCCAACCAAG cTGGTTTAGATGCTTTTCGAACATTCCTAAAATCAGAGTTCAGTGAAGAAAATGTTGAGTTCTGGCTTGCCTGTGAAGACTTCAAGAAAACAGAAAGTGCTGAAAAAATTGCTTCCAAAGCCAGGATAATTTATTCTGAATTCATTGTAGCTGATGCCCCTAAAGAG ATTAACATTGACTTCAGTACCAGGGACCTCATCTCAAAGAATATTGCTGAACCAACAACCAAATGCTTTGATGAGGCTCAGAAATTAATCTACAGTCTCATGGCCAAGGATTCTTTTCCTCGCTTTCTAAAGTCAGAGATTTATAAGAAACTGGTAAATAGCCAACAGGTTGGAAATCATAAAAAGTGGCTCCCTTTCTTGTGA